The following coding sequences are from one Enterococcus sp. 4G2_DIV0659 window:
- a CDS encoding helix-turn-helix domain-containing protein, giving the protein MEKLLNEKSKKKIQLFTELLYRENEEISFSYLQNFLNISLSTLKRYLEELATDIKKNNYLQHVILIKRTGGCLIQNHSDHDMDYLIIRLRLSYFEESLLFKIILELLLNHYDSVEDLAEKLYVSPPHLYKNITIINEELKIFPLKIIFHPTTNFQGKEKFIRMFNFYFFWSVYRGIAWPYNFQNMKHFSASVDFATLKKNYSDSVIKRLEFMVGLFMVRQSAHPIRLPKKIKELSKSFATTNDVSKLVEPFLSSEDEILFFNLIARCYISEIDTLQDKIRLYDSFPRDLPLIKACDLLTNEYEKKFYPNSSIEKKQKAIIFYYLLIGLIQSTYFSMSPVQFFRASFNKEKSNQLSIKENREINAFYETFRKEHPDFPVPISADFGLRVLLTVLTETFSPPSLSVYIQYSKNNIGTVYIENKLMTIFNPKTIRFTECLEDADLVIIDCFEPREERTKQKVFYISDVYDEQTWYELFSCIQMILFKLKQGT; this is encoded by the coding sequence ATGGAAAAATTATTAAATGAAAAAAGCAAAAAGAAAATACAACTTTTTACCGAATTATTATATAGAGAAAACGAAGAAATTTCTTTCTCTTATTTACAAAATTTCCTGAACATTTCTTTGAGCACCTTGAAAAGATATCTAGAAGAGCTAGCAACTGACATTAAAAAAAATAACTATCTACAACATGTCATCTTAATAAAAAGAACTGGTGGCTGTTTGATCCAAAATCATTCGGATCATGATATGGACTATTTAATCATTCGTCTACGCCTTAGCTATTTCGAAGAATCACTCTTATTTAAAATTATTTTGGAACTTCTTTTGAATCACTATGATTCTGTTGAAGATTTGGCGGAAAAATTATATGTAAGTCCCCCACATTTATATAAAAATATTACTATTATAAATGAAGAATTAAAAATATTTCCTTTAAAAATAATTTTCCACCCAACTACTAATTTCCAAGGAAAAGAAAAATTCATACGAATGTTCAACTTTTACTTCTTTTGGAGTGTATACAGAGGAATTGCGTGGCCTTATAATTTTCAAAATATGAAACACTTTTCAGCGAGTGTTGATTTTGCAACATTAAAGAAAAATTATTCTGACTCTGTTATTAAACGTTTAGAATTTATGGTAGGCTTGTTTATGGTAAGACAATCAGCTCATCCAATCCGTTTGCCTAAAAAAATCAAAGAGCTATCAAAAAGCTTTGCAACAACGAATGATGTGTCTAAACTTGTTGAACCCTTTCTATCATCTGAAGATGAAATTCTGTTTTTTAATTTAATTGCTAGGTGCTATATTTCTGAAATTGATACTTTACAGGATAAAATCAGACTTTATGACTCATTTCCGAGAGATTTACCTCTAATCAAAGCCTGTGATCTCCTAACAAACGAGTATGAAAAGAAATTTTATCCCAATTCATCTATTGAAAAAAAACAAAAAGCAATCATCTTTTACTACCTATTGATTGGCTTGATTCAATCTACTTATTTTTCAATGAGTCCTGTTCAATTTTTTAGAGCATCTTTCAATAAAGAAAAATCAAACCAGCTTTCAATAAAAGAAAACCGTGAAATCAATGCATTTTATGAAACGTTTCGTAAAGAACATCCGGATTTTCCTGTTCCAATTTCAGCAGATTTTGGATTACGCGTTTTGTTAACTGTTTTAACGGAAACTTTCTCTCCCCCATCTTTATCCGTTTATATACAATACTCTAAAAATAACATCGGTACAGTATATATAGAAAACAAACTAATGACAATCTTTAATCCGAAAACGATTCGTTTTACTGAATGTCTAGAAGACGCTGACCTTGTCATAATAGACTGTTTCGAACCAAGGGAGGAACGGACAAAACAAAAAGTTTTTTACATTTCTGATGTCTATGATGAACAAACATGGTATGAATTATTTTCTTGTATCCAGATGATTTTATTTAAGT
- the lepB gene encoding signal peptidase I, which produces MSLKSKELLHTVLFFIGLATVLFLLRQFVFTPVIVKGHSMDPTLADGERVIALKNTEIQRFDIVTFPAPDEPKKNYIKRVIGLPGDTIEYKEDHLYINGKEVKEPYLDEFKGALTDDEPLTYNFTLTEVTGQKKVPKGEYFVMGDNRRNSKDGRMIGFIPKEKILGDVKFVLWPLNRFGTI; this is translated from the coding sequence ATGAGTTTGAAATCTAAAGAGTTATTACATACAGTTTTGTTTTTCATCGGCTTAGCGACAGTACTATTTTTATTGAGACAATTTGTTTTTACACCAGTTATCGTTAAAGGTCATTCAATGGATCCAACATTAGCTGATGGTGAGCGAGTAATTGCATTAAAAAATACCGAGATCCAACGTTTTGACATCGTAACATTCCCAGCACCGGATGAACCAAAGAAAAATTACATCAAGCGTGTCATTGGGTTACCTGGAGACACTATTGAGTATAAAGAAGATCATCTATATATTAATGGTAAAGAAGTCAAAGAACCCTACTTGGATGAGTTTAAAGGGGCGTTAACGGATGATGAACCATTGACGTATAATTTTACATTGACTGAAGTGACTGGACAAAAAAAGGTCCCCAAAGGTGAATACTTTGTAATGGGAGATAATCGCCGGAATTCAAAAGATGGACGAATGATTGGATTTATCCCTAAAGAGAAAATTTTAGGTGATGTTAAATTTGTTTTATGGCCGCTAAATCGTTTTGGAACGATTTAA